A single genomic interval of Cellvibrio sp. PSBB023 harbors:
- the cysG gene encoding siroheme synthase CysG: MEYFPVFLDLKNRLCLLVGGGDIATRKGRLLSKAGARLRVVAPDISSELRELVAQNNGELHEREYQTSDLDDCVIAIAATDIETLNEQISTDAKARNLPVNVVDSPALCTYITPAIIDRSPLVIAISSGGESPVLARLIRAKLETLIPISYGRLAQIASSWRDRVKARFDDGDSRRRFWEKILQGPAAELALNGQDAAAEHVIATEIAKEDQTITQGEVYLVGGGPGDPELLTLRALRLMQQADVVLYDRLVSEGVMELVRRDAERIYVGKRRSEHAMQQENINQLLVDLAKEGKRVLRLKGGDPFIFGRGGEEIELLAQNNIPFQVVPGITAASGCSAYAGIPLTHRDYAQSVRFVTGHLKSDNTNLQWPELANPTQTLVFYMGLVGLKEICESLISHGRSPQTPVALIEKGTTQEQRVLIADLLSIADVVAANDVHAPTLFIVGEVVKLHDSLKWFNPAH, encoded by the coding sequence ATGGAATATTTCCCCGTCTTTCTCGATTTAAAAAACCGTCTGTGCTTATTGGTGGGTGGTGGTGATATTGCGACGCGCAAAGGGCGATTGCTCTCCAAGGCGGGTGCGCGTTTGCGGGTGGTTGCGCCGGACATTTCCAGCGAGTTGCGTGAGCTGGTTGCGCAAAATAATGGCGAACTGCATGAGCGCGAATATCAAACCAGTGATTTGGATGATTGTGTCATCGCCATTGCCGCGACCGATATTGAAACGCTGAATGAGCAGATTTCTACCGATGCAAAAGCGCGCAACTTGCCAGTAAACGTAGTGGATAGTCCGGCGTTATGCACTTATATCACCCCTGCGATTATTGATCGCTCCCCCTTGGTAATTGCAATTTCCAGCGGCGGTGAGTCGCCCGTATTAGCGCGATTAATTCGCGCGAAATTAGAAACCTTGATTCCAATTAGCTACGGACGCCTTGCCCAAATTGCCAGTAGTTGGCGTGACCGTGTTAAAGCGCGCTTTGATGATGGTGATAGTCGTCGCCGGTTTTGGGAGAAAATCCTGCAAGGTCCGGCTGCTGAGTTGGCGCTAAATGGTCAGGATGCTGCCGCTGAACATGTCATTGCCACGGAAATTGCAAAAGAAGATCAGACAATCACCCAAGGGGAAGTGTATTTGGTGGGCGGAGGACCTGGTGATCCGGAATTGCTAACCCTGCGTGCACTACGTTTGATGCAGCAGGCCGATGTAGTGCTTTACGACCGCTTGGTGTCAGAGGGTGTGATGGAATTGGTTCGTCGCGATGCTGAACGCATTTATGTAGGAAAGCGTCGCAGTGAGCATGCTATGCAGCAGGAAAATATCAACCAATTGTTGGTTGATTTGGCGAAAGAAGGCAAACGTGTTTTACGTTTGAAAGGGGGAGACCCTTTTATTTTTGGGCGCGGTGGTGAAGAGATCGAGCTGCTGGCGCAAAACAATATTCCTTTTCAGGTAGTGCCGGGTATTACGGCGGCCTCAGGTTGTTCGGCCTATGCTGGTATTCCACTTACCCATCGCGACTACGCACAATCGGTGCGTTTCGTAACGGGGCATTTAAAGTCGGACAATACCAACCTGCAGTGGCCTGAATTGGCAAATCCAACCCAGACGCTGGTGTTTTATATGGGCTTGGTGGGGTTAAAAGAAATTTGCGAGTCGCTAATTAGTCATGGTCGCTCACCGCAAACACCGGTGGCGTTGATTGAAAAGGGAACCACACAGGAACAGCGCGTGTTGATTGCAGATTTGCTATCAATTGCTGATGTGGTTGCTGCCAATGATGTGCATGCACCGACATTGTTTATTGTGGGTGAAGTGGTGAAGTTACACGATAGTTTAAAGTGGTTTAACCCCGCGCATTAA